One Glycine soja cultivar W05 chromosome 7, ASM419377v2, whole genome shotgun sequence genomic window, aaaatttgtaacttgaaattaaaaaaataaattataatcaatGAAATAGTGAATATAAAACCCCAATTAAAAACCCTAGTcagaaacaaaatcaaaatgaacGCATACAGCCTAATACTAACGTGAAGAATCGCAACTTTATTCGCCCCTAAAACACAAACGTgaacaacaataattttatcTGAATTATAATTAGCAAGACAGTTGACTGATAATGCTAATTTGGATAAAAAAGGCAACTTAGTTTAAGCATTTTCTCAAGGAAAACTAATGTACAAATTAGTATTGATTTGtatatcaaaaatcaaaattaagaaactaGTCAGTGGAAATAAAGACTAAGGGCTCTTTATAATTGGAATTAGCAAGACTGCTCTAACTCCTCGTTCCTAACCATGCACCCCTTATGCAGTACTAGAACTATTTCACAGATTTGCTCTCACAGTATCCAGCAACTTCATACACTTACACAACAAAACAGACCATCTTATCGAACATCCACCCGGCCCGGAAATGGAACCCATCCCCCCCTTCTGATCCATTCATTTCTGCAAGCAGGGGGGATCCACAGCTAATCCTCCCGTCTATTGGATAACCTAAAAAAGCTATAAGCAAAGTACCAAAGGTGCACTCCGCCCGGTGACTAAGAAATTGGTTTGTGCTTTGAAGTGATGAGGTCGCAAAGAGGAAGTAGGGCTCTTATTGAAAGGCTTTCTCCCTCCCTCAAAAGGCCAgggtacaaaataaaaaacagaactTCCCGCAGTGTACAAAATAAACTTTGTAACTGAATACCCCACATAGATAAAAGTAGATAAACAGGAATTAATTCTAATTCCCACATgatgaaaaaaagtaaaatgtctAAAGAAGAAAATGTTCCTATTTGACCACTATACATTGCTAACATCATCACAGGAAATAGAATAATTTGGATTCTCGAGTAACTGGCTTACTTGATACTAGTTGTTTCTGTTCCAGAACTATCAGCTCTCAGCCTTCAGTGGAGTCATCCTCTTTCATGTACAACCACCTGACCCGTTCCCACTATTCAGCTGATATGCATACCTTGGGTCTAACCCTTTTATTACTTCTCGGTTGTCTATTCAATTGATAGAAGGATATTATTAGTTCAAAAATACTGAAAACCTAGAAATGCTGGCTCTGCTTTATACACATGGCTATAACATGCATGGTTTCCCTATAACTCTGTTGCATATATTTGATCCATCATAATTTAACCCTATAATAAATCTCCCACTTCCAcattaaggaaaataattacTGATAGCCATTGTGGTGTTCATATACACAAGTTAAGGTACATACACAATCTGTTAGATGATAAAGACTTCAGAATATCATTAATTACAAGTTGAGGTACATACAAAATCTGTTAGATGATAAAGACTTCAGAATATCATTAATTACAAGTTGAGGTACATACAAAATCTGTTAGATGATAAAGAGACCATTCAGACCAACAATTATCAAACAACCTTTCTGTTCACTTGCCAGAGTTACTGTTCGACATATATTCAAAAGGGGGGGTATACATCAATGTTTACATAACTCAAACAGGGTTGTTGAATTAATTTTCGTGTTGCTTATCCTTGGGATTGAAAGGAGTGAAACCTGCAAAGAGGTCTTCAACGTCTCCAACCCCAAACCTTTACATTCTCTGATCTGTACTCCCTCCTCTCCCCACCTTTGAGGTTGAAACATAAGAAAAGGGTAAACATAtccaaaaagaacaaaacaaacaattaaCCACTACCATCATTGTAATCAAGAAAATCATTCTGCTGAGGCTGCAAACTAGATATACTTCCTTGGGCCCAGCCTTTCAGTACACGCTTAAGAGTTTTCAGTGCAACTCCACTGCCAGCATCCCTGTAGTAGGTAACAGATCATTAGTGAAGATGGAAGAATATGCAGCATAAGTAAATTGTGGATACTCATTAAAGAACCATAGAAATTATAGAACTTGTGACAAAGTTTCAATGATAATGGTAGGATCCAAGTTTGCATTTAGTTTGACAGAACTAATAATAAGTGATTATTTAAAATGTCACTTGATAAAGCAGCTCTTCAAAGATGAACAAAATGCAAAAGTAAAATGTCTTTATGTCTGTTGTCAACCAGGTTGAGTTGGAAActataactaataaaaaacttcgtaccccattgtccAGAGGTGGAAACTATAACTAATAAGGTGTAGAAATAAGCCCGTAGAATATATCACATGGTGTTGTTCCATTCATCTAAAAAACGTTTTCACTCCTACAAAATTCAGTAATGAGTTCTCATTGTTCAAaagtttttatagaaaatacaTAGATCATGTTTAACGAGACTAGTGGGCATGTTCAGAAATTCAGGATGCTAATTATGGAAAGACTGACAACATACaacagaaaaaaattgaataaataatttgacCATGAAAAATCCAAACTACCAAATTAAAAACCTTGCTTTTACCACAGATGAAAAGAATCCAGAAAAGGAATAATTGATTATCTTCATCACCCATATGGCCATACTGGTTAATTATGTCCTGCCAGTCACTTCCACCATCTTTATGTAGTTTTCCTGGAATGACTCGCTTTCTGTTTGAATAAGTCCTATCAACAGGTCTATGTTCCAATTCCAATTCCATCATTCTCTTTGCTAGTTCATCCGCTTGTCACTTGTTTCCTCTTTTACTTAAGCCATCAATCACTGGCATGACTGATGCATGATTGAAGCCATATCCCTTATCAATCAATTTATGAAGAAGGCTATTAGCATCTGCCAACCTTTCATCCTGGCAAAGTATTTCAATCAAATCTTTATACATGAAATTCTTCAATGTAAGATATCTATCTAATGAAACTTCAAATAGCTCCTTTGCTTCAGAGTTGTCCCCCAGCAAGTAATTCATTGAACATCAAACTGTACAACGCTTCTTTGTAGCCACATATACTCAAAGCTATCTCAAATAGTTCACAAGCTACTCTAAAATCACTAGACTTGCAAAAAgctttaatcaatattttgaagGAAGATACATTAGGAGATATACCCTTATCCAACATTTCATGTAAAAGAGAAATGGCATCCTTTGCGTTTCCTCCTTCACAGAGGCAAGTGATAATATTGTTATAAGTACAAATATCTGGACTTATccctttttctttcatctcatccttcaatCCATACATTTCAAATATTTGCTTTTTACTTCCTAAACCCAGGATCAATGCATTATAAGTTTGAAGAGTCTTGCTGCAACCATTTCTCTCCATATCCTTCAAGACGCGGAAGGCCGATGATATCTTCCCGTGTTTACAGAAACTCCATATGAACGTATCATAGGTCACAGAATCAGGGCACAGGTTTTTTACCAACATCTCGATAAACTTTTTTTtggcttcctctagcctccCAACTTTGCAAAGTCCATTAATTGAAGTTGTCTATGTGATTCCATCAGGCAAATTAAAAACCTTGCTTTGTTTAGTTCTCCATTTCTACAGAGACCATTGACTACAATATTGCAGATCACTGTATCCGGTTGATAGCATTTTTCATTCATCTTTTGCAGCATTTCCTCTGCCTCTAGGGTCCTCCCCTCTTTCCACAAGCTATCCAGCAATGTGTTGCAAGTGTAAGTATTAGGCTGACAATCATTCCTTATCATTTCACGAAGAACACTTTTAGCTTCAAAAACCTTCCCTCTGCTGCAGTATCCATGCAGGAGGGTACTATAAGTAACCGTATCAGGGTAAACCCCATTCTTCATCATCAGATCCATCAACCCTCATGCATCCGACAACATATGGTTCCTGCACAGCCCATCCACCATAATGTTATATGTGTAAGCATTCGGCTCAATGTCTTTAGCCGCCATTTCATCAAGAACCAATCGAGCCTCCAACAGCTCTCCATTCCCAAGCAAACCCAACAACCATAAGTTATAACTTTCCAAAGAGTCAAAATTCCCAACCTTTTTCATGGTCTCAACCAAACCCCTTGCATCCCCCATCCCATGCTTGCAGGACCCCTTAAGCATCAAATTGAAAGTTACAACATTGGGCCTAGGAAGCCGCAATTCCGCATCCATCTGCATATCTCTAAAAATCCTCGATGCCTCCATAACCTTCCCGGCTCTACACAGTGCCGAAATCCTTGAGTTAAAAGTAACATCATCAGGCAACACACCCTGCTCGCTCATCCTCTCAACAAGCTTCTCAGCCTCATCATTCATCTCCTCTCTACAAAACCTGGAAACAAGAGTATTGTACACAACCCTGTTAGCCACACCACTCGAATTGTCATTGCTATTGTCATTCTTATCGTTAACAAGCTATAAGGCTTGTTTAACGAGCCCAGCACGGCGCAACCCCTGAACGAGGATCCCGAGGGTGAACTCATTGGGGCGGCATCCTTTTTGGGGCATTTTGTCGAACAGTTGGAGGGCATGATCGAAGGCCTGCGACTCGCAGAGGGAGTGGATGAGGAGGTTGAAGGTGTAGGTCTGAGGGGCGACACGTGCGGCGAGCATGTCGGAGTACAGCCACGTGACGAAatcggggggggggggtgtcGGAGGGTGGAGCGGAGGAGGAGGTTTTAGAGGGGGGAAGAGAAGGAGGGGGCAATGGGAATTGGGCTCTGAGGGACTTCAAGTGTGTAATGGCCTCGTCGACGTGGCCCAACTGGGTGAGGACTCGGATCATGGAAGTGAGGGAAGGGTGTGGAATGTGGTGCATTTTGGCGGTGGCGAGGATGCGGGTTGTAACTTGTGATGGTGACTAGGTGTTGAGTgtgagtggtggtggtggaagaggaAGATGGAGGGGAAGAGAGGACGTGTTTGACTAAATGCCATGCCAGTTTTGGGTTGTTGGTGTTCTTCAAAACGCCTTTTATCAGCTTCTTCGTCGTTTGATCCATGGGAGGTTCGGGTTGTGACTAGACTCGCAGTGCAAGAGGTAAAAACAGAGGTTCGTTGGTACTTGGAACTGCTTTTGGAGGTTTCTAATTTTGGTACAGTAACTGTTAACTAAATACTCATGTTCACATGGATAAATAAATACTCATTTTTGGTAAGTATTTACTACGACACAATATAAATttagagtttatttttaaatataaatttatatgttttatctTCAACTTTGAGAACTCTAAGAGGAGTTGTTTGGACGGATCTTAAACACAATAATCGGTTCTTAGTTTAGAAcactattataaatttatattttttatcttcaacTTTAGAACTCTACCAGCCACCAGGAATTGTTTGGACACTTCCTAGAGATAAAAATTGGTTCTTATTTAAGAGCACTATTAGAATAAGTTGAGTTAAAAGTCATGAAATAGGAACTattcttatataataattaattcttaatattaaaatattatttttagtactgaatataaaaatataaagtattgTGAAAGAttggtttttttaattcttaagtaATTTCACCATTTGAccaaaaaagttaagaaaaaaagtgagttaaaaaaaatcgaaGAAAGAGTATACCATTGGAAatactctttttcttttgggaaaaaaattaaattaagataaaagGTGCCAATGGGAGAAGATTGTTTGAAAAACTTTCAAAAGCTATTCGTGTATACGCTTCATGCAAGTATTGAAATGACAttgaaaaagattatttttaaaggaagaaaaaaattctttcaacTTTAATTTGCAATCTGGTTGTTTGAATAGGAGTTGGGAAGATCTTTTAGGAACTTTTTTTTCAACTCGACAGAGTTTTTAGGAACATATATTATAGATAAGTCACAAGTGTTTTCTATCGAgagtttctctttttttttttttctcgattCTTGAAGATACTCCTTCAAGTTCAAGAATATATAACAGTATACGACTCTATACATGATACACTAGAACCAAATGTCtcaggaaaaagaagaaaaaaaatcaaatgcaaATGCGATACAATACAAAATATTGCACTAGTTAATATTATAACACGGTGCGAGACACTTGTTAAAAAAGTAATCTTTTTAAATTCTCCAAATGCCATTTGGAGACATGTACCAGACAAGTCATACGTGTATTCAACATAGAGAGATTTAAAAATGAAGATGCTCCTCCAACAATATAATAATCTGTCAACAATATACAACTGTATACATGGTAGTATATCAAAACTatgactagaaaaaaaaaaacaaatcaaaatacaaATGCCATTTGGAGACAAGTCATACACGTGAGTTCAACATAGAgacatttaaaaaatgagatGCTCCCCCAAAGAATATAACAATTGTAAACAATATACAACTTTATACATGATAGTATATCAAAACCACGTGTCCACGTCtcagaaaacaaattaaaatgcacaatgCTACACGGTACATAGATTCTGCTAGTTTTTCAATGATATCCCCACATAAGAACCGTCAACCTAGAAGAATTCTTTCATTGACCAGGAATCAAGGCACTTTTTTGGACTCTCAACTTGTTTCAAATGGGAGGTAAAAAATTTTGTTGTGTACTTTTGCCGATGGAAAAGAGTCTAAACAAAACTGAATGGAATGGGAAAAATGTAATTAGCACTTCTATCTCCCTGTCACCATTGTAACTGTGACATCATTTGACACATCAAGGCCTTCGCTATAAGATTCTCCATCATCAAGTTTCCTCATGGAAGTAGTAAGCAAAGGTTGCTTAGGCAAAGGAAGTGCTATGGCTTCACTTCCCAGCATCAACAACACAGATGACATGTTTGGTCTACGAGATGCTGAATCTTGCACGCATAACATCCCTATGTGTATGAACCTCAACGCTTTACTCTCTGGAATTGAATCTCGAACGGAAGGATCAACAAGCTCCATTACTCTCTGCTCACTCCAAAGGTGCCAGGCCTACATCCATTTTTTCATCATAAAGCATTAGTCTTAAAATCAGACattttaaatagagaaaaaaagttatagattgataatataaaataattttatacagtTATTTAATTAGAAACTATCacatatgataagtttatttatttttataatacttaCTTTAAAAGACATactaaataatgatttgagattaaatgataatgtaaaattgttttacatTCATAACCATTAAACTCTTTCAAATAATGTTAAtttcacaaatattttataaatttgaaactTTTCAAGACACCTTCGAAACATTCACAAAGATGGGCATTTTTCAAGCTATACCATAAACTTGCAACTTGATAACATAAGCACTAAAGCTCTTACTAggtaaaatcaacttatgcacttcaacttttattaaagttttttatttaattttaacttatgtgCAAGTTGTTTTAGTCACAAAGTAATGTAGATAGGATTTACTCACATATCCTATAAGACTTGAGTCTTCTGTGTCACGAAAGCTAGTGTTCTTGCGGCCACTCATAATCTCAAGTAGCAATACGCCAAAACTATAGACGTCAGATTTAATTGAAAACAGACCTTCCATTGCATATTCTGGGGACATATAACCACTGCATCACAAATATAGTGTTATATAGAGATTAGTAGTCTAGTTCTAGTAAGATTTAAGATAATGATTTATcaaataagtaaaatcaaagGAAACTTAGTTACTTACTATGTACCAACCACTCTGTTTGTGTTGGCTTCATTTTGGTTTCCCCCAAATATTCTGGCCAAGCCAAAGTCTGAAATTTTTGGATTCATGCTTTCATCCAACAAAATGTTGCTTGCTTTTAGATCGCGATGAATTATTCTAAGTCTTGAATCCTGGTGCAGATAAAGTAGCCCTCTTGCAATGCCCTCAATTATTTCAAAGCGTCTTGCCCAGTCTAGTTGTGTCTGCTTCACTGGATCTGCCATGATGTTATAAGAACAAGCCAATTGTTAAGAACATGCAATGATTGCTTCTGTTTCCTACTTAAATTAAAATGCAGAAAAAGCATATGCATAGCATAGTTAATGAGAACAAACATACCAAATAGAAAGCAGT contains:
- the LOC114420650 gene encoding pentatricopeptide repeat-containing protein At2g17140-like codes for the protein MDLMMKNGVYPDTVTYSTLLHGYCSRGKVFEAKSVLREMIRNDCQPNTYTCNTLLDSLWKEGRTLEAEEMLQKMNEKCYQPDTVICNIVVNGLCRNGELNKARFLICLMESHRQLQLMDFAKLGG